The genomic interval ATGATCAGTCATGACAGTAATACTTCCATAATTAATATATAGGACTGAACAAGCTTCCCATTTATCTAACCATTTTATGCATTCAGTGTCATTTTTCCAAAAACTTGAACCACTTGCCTTAAAACCATTTTCTTTCTCAGGAAAATGTCTACCAAGCATGTGAAGTGGCCCAATGCTATATATGTTTGGGTTTTGGGCCCTAAGGGTTTCAAGGGCTTCACATTCCAATTCTTCGAATGTGTTGATTATGATTGTTGATGATCTCAAACAACTTTGTGCCTCAGAGCCCATGaaattaaacataatatcaTTTAGATCTGTGACTCTCATGAAACTTGGAAGGTCTTTTAGTCTCATATCTTTTATTCCTGAGATCCAATCTAAACTTGTATCTAATGTGCCATCAGCAACAAAATTTTCATCTAAACATTTGACAATTAAAAGTAAGTTATTAGGTATAAAATATCATGTTATGAATTTGAAATAATGTCATTTTTGTTTGTAGTTAGTGGTGTTCATATATAAATGGATCAATCCAAATGAAAACCGCAAGTCAGTTCAAAAAACTCATAAATCAGACAAAATCAAATGTtcttaggtttttttttttttttttgttatctcctttaatctaaaataataaatagtttataGAATATTCTTCTAACTACATATGcaatactttaaaataaataaatacaccACATATGATGGGAGGTAGTCCAACATGAACCCTCAAAAATAGCTCAAGGGTGGAcctttactaattttattaataaaaaattataataatatcaaatggaaacatgtatatattttattaaaatttctgAAAATTGATTAACATGGACGTTGtcaattaatatatgtaaattgattaacattatgcattaataataatctattaatatttttttactataaataaaataataaataccacTCGAAATTTacataatcaatattttttttaacacataaAGAGGACAAATTACTTTAAACTAATAAGTACtactaaattaaaaatgaacatatagaaaattaataaaacatctcacatacaaataataaaataaacaactattaaaatttatatattcgATTGAGTTCGATATCAAAAAATATTCCAAAATCTGAATAGATCCTAACAGTTTGgcaaacaatatataaaaaaagttatgtttTTGTAGGTTTTAGACCGATTTGTGTTATTTGTttggattattttgaatatcaaCACCctttacataaataaaatataaaaacatgcAATGCTAAAAGCTAACATAAAGAAAGAGATGCTAGTTTACCTTTGAATGGAAGAATGGCTCTTTTGACAAGTTCATCAAATTGTAAATATCCCAGAAAGCCACAAGTTGAAGCTGTCCAAAATTGTAGCTCTGGAATGCCCAAATCTTTGGCTACTCTTCCAGCAAAGTCAAAATTACCATCAGCAATTATGCAAGTAACTGGATATGGAGATGAAGAGTTGAGCTTATTCACAAGCTCTTTGAAAGGAGCATAAAAGTTATTTCTAGTTGCCTCACACAACGTTGGAATATCTTGTGTtgcatctttatcaaatggaggTAAACCATCAGGTATagtttcaaattcaaaatcagGAATATCCTTAACAAAGTCTTGTCCAAGAGATTTCACCAAACGTTTGTGATTGAATTCGGTGTTCACAAAAGTTATGTGGAAACCCATACAACGTAGGAGTTTGGTTAGTTGCATGAATGGATTCACATGACCTTGTGATGGAAATGGTACACATACAGCATGAGGCTTTTGTTTATGTGGAGTAGTGTCcattttattgtttttgatatttttgttcaaatatcaattttttcagTTTTTGAATTAATACGAGTACTTAATTTTACAATGGAGGTGGTTTAGCTTCCCCCTCATgtcttgtatatatataatatcgtGTTACGAATATATTATTgtagtatataaaaatatcGATGTATATGTGAAGTTATCTTATACAATATATACAACGGTGTATCTTGCACAAAATACTGAGAGAGTCGGGAagcaataaattaatattaactaaaatattataattgaaattgttaaaagtcatatagtttttttttagagtttcacacAATTTATATATAGTAGACAAGTTGAAAAAGTTAGTTGAAAAAGTTAGAACTACAGTTCTCACatgttttacaattttcacgAGTTACACAATTTTCACAAGTAACACAATTACACAAATTTTTTGAACTTCAcacaatttaatcaaataaaatatatacattttagGATTTTCATCTGTGTCGAAaactctatttttaaaaaatacatcaattttcttatgtttaaatattgtatcacttctaaaaaaatatacatattaattaaaacaattcacaattaaaaaatcgtatcacactatatcatatatcaatgattaacatataaaaatttgCTAATATATAATAGTTGAGTTGCTAACTAGAGTGTCTCTTTGAAATTAGATAGTTTGAGTTTGTTGAAttaattgtattatattttattaatacaaaTTATAGGAGAAGAAAAGTTAGATAGAGAGGCGAAATGCAATGttagtttttcaaaattataacatgttattattatatataaaaaaaaaaattaaaaatactcgTGATCCTATCCGCTCCCGATCTGCCCACTGATCA from Cicer arietinum cultivar CDC Frontier isolate Library 1 chromosome 5, Cicar.CDCFrontier_v2.0, whole genome shotgun sequence carries:
- the UGT85K9 gene encoding linamarin synthase 2, with protein sequence MDTTPHKQKPHAVCVPFPSQGHVNPFMQLTKLLRCMGFHITFVNTEFNHKRLVKSLGQDFVKDIPDFEFETIPDGLPPFDKDATQDIPTLCEATRNNFYAPFKELVNKLNSSSPYPVTCIIADGNFDFAGRVAKDLGIPELQFWTASTCGFLGYLQFDELVKRAILPFKDENFVADGTLDTSLDWISGIKDMRLKDLPSFMRVTDLNDIMFNFMGSEAQSCLRSSTIIINTFEELECEALETLRAQNPNIYSIGPLHMLGRHFPEKENGFKASGSSFWKNDTECIKWLDKWEACSVLYINYGSITVMTDHHLNEFAFGIANSKVPFLWIMRPDVVIGESFNLPQEFLDEVKDRSYITTWCFQEQVLSHPSIGVFLTHCGWNSTIEAISFGVPTICWPFYAEQQTNCRYLCNSWKMGMEINHDVKREEITELVMEMMKGDKGKEMKQKSLEWKKKAKNATELGGSSYNNFNNLIKKVIHHKAI